Genomic DNA from Naumovozyma dairenensis CBS 421 chromosome 11, complete genome:
gggaaaaaaattggaaaataatagtcgtataatatgatttttatagaatttttttataaattatataataaaaaaatggattggaTTAGGATAGACTTTGGGTTAGGATAGGATTAGGATTGGATTGAAGATTTTCACTGGGGATTGAAAAAAGGTAGGGTAGGCCCGAAATCCCTTAGGATAGACCAAAAATCCTATCCGTCCCAGGCCTGATTGGGGATAATATGTAGAGTTGGCACTGCAGCGGTCTTCCCAATGAGAACAATGGTATGATAGATATTCGGCGTCATAAAAATTGTACGACCCTAGGTATGTAAATCTCATTCGCTTCTGGAAGAGGCAGCCAATGGCTGGATAGCTTGGGAAAAGATTACCGTAAAGAGTAACTAATCAGTAAAAACACTTCACGTATCCACGTTGGGCGGGGCAAAAGCGAAGAAAAGGTTGTAGCTGTATTTGTGATCAGACATGGGAGGGGTTGGgttgaattgaaaaatctcGGGGTAGAAGCAGGCATGTTACGGGtagaaataattttctagCCTACCCTTTTTTGGCACATTCTAGCCTGGTTCCTACCCTACTTTAGAAAATTTCTAGCCTACCCCCTACTCCTAGCCTAAATTTTGAGTAAAAAAATCGAGTCTACCCTACCCCCTAGCCGAACCCGTAACATGCCTGGTTAGAAGCGCGGCTAGGCCGGAATCCATTTGGGGCCCAAACGCGGGTAGAACCGAAAATTTTGGGCTAGAATTGGGAAAAAATaaccaaaatatttttaaggTTAGCCATGAAAAAAGACTTTGTACAATACCCAAGTGGGACAGATGTTGGACCGTTTTTTGGGAACCTTTTTGAACCAAAAGTGGATATACAGTATATACAGATATGGAAGAGGGAAAAGATGGGTAAGCATTCACCATGTGGCGCTAGTGCTAGTCAGCAAAGCTCTCGTATGGATTTGGGCTATTGTCCGAAATATGATGCTCTATTTAACCATCAACTACACTAGCTCAGCTTTATAGGACCTCCAAAAAGGTCACCTCAAATGTTTAATTTGACTGCGACTCTGTTGACGCAggttaataatatattgtaaAGCACTGAATGGAGCAGACATAATTAAGATAGACTATTAGTTAATGTTGTAATAGATTTAGTACAATAAGTTAAAGTTGTTATTGCTTACTTCTTTTTATATCATTCAATAGAAtagatataaatatattataatacaTGAAGTGTACTTTAAAGTAGTCtatcattcttatttttcttgtttgaCATGCTTCACTAAAATTCTATTTTCTTCACGTAGTTACATAATAGTAAATGTCCATATTGGATAGAGTATCTTGACGAGTCCCGAATCAATGACAGCCTGAAGTCATAGTTACGACGGGTAACAGAAAAAGGCGTTTCCAAGTaaaaaatgttttcattatataagaaaagaatattaagaaagtATGTCTTTAATAGAAAGAATGTTTCTTAATATCTAACTTAGTTTATGCTATATTTATAAAGTAAGTAATTGAACCAAATTAAAACTATGTGCCTGTGAAGTTTGTTATGTTTGGAGAAAATAATACCGAACATATCTTACTACTAGTTAGTATatacaaatattaaattttaattatttcttaGTTCAAAAGACTTCTGGATGTGCTTGTACTATATGTGGCCTGCAACGATTAACAAACAGAGGGAATATAATGTGTAATTAACTTTCCTAAAAGTTTGTTATCTTATCTATAATGTTCCgtatataatatttcttaataaatcTCCGCTGGTCCAGCAGTTGACAAcctaatgaaaaaataaataaatttaaagaaacgATTTTTGTAGGCGTTAGACATGAATAGAAATGCCAACACGAGCAGCGCATTGCCCATTCCAATATGTTTTAAGATAATTGAGAAATAACAGAGAATTCAGTAGAATTATATCTGGCCCTGTATTACAGATGAAAAGCTGTGTAAGTCTTACTTTCCCGAGAAAAATGTAATTCGAACCTCTTACTAAAAACCTTGGAAAGTGAAGTTCACTTTTACGCAAACTCTAGAGCACGTTATCCGGCCCCTCTGTAAAAAGATCTAAGAAAATGGTGGAAAATTGGAGGAAATTGAGATGTTTCTGAGAGTACACATTGggaaaagaatgaaaaatcatttttcTGTATAAGATATCCATCACTAGAAAAATTCGTAAATAATTATTCCTCTTGAGGAGTGGTGGCTTCATTAATAGCGATGATGCAGTAATGCGATTTTTGCTGGATTTTTAGTTTCATCATATAAGGGCTAGACTTGAGACTCGAAATGATTGGACTCCTCTAAATATACACTTTCAGAATGATCATGATTTCTACTTTCAAGTAGTTCAGAAAATGTTgaatattccaaattatcaCCCAACAtgtatttcattttcagcATAAAGTAAGCTTGGTAAGTTTGACGTTCCTCATCCGTGACGTCTTCACAGTGATCTACTTCGATATATTCTTGCGTGGAATCGCTCCCATGTGGGGAAGGGATgacatatatttcatatgGTGGATCGAAAAACACATTCAAGACGTTTTTTATTGTTGGTCTATAGCCACGTCGTATTGACCGGATTCTGTAAACAACCAACAAATCCCTGTATATTATTGCATCCTCCTTAGAAAACCCATAAAATATAGCTTGAAGTGGAATGCTGGAATATTGAGAGGGCGGTAAAAATAACATCTTAGTTGGTTTCATGGAGTTTTCAGATGCCTTATAGGATGCTCCATAGGAGTAGCCCTCATATTGAACATCTGTGTAAATATGTATGCGGCAGAGCAAGCTGTCCAGTTCTGGATATTCAAAATCGAACTTcgttttcaataattctttaccTGGTTCTTCGATATTACAGGAATAAAAACCTTCTTCCTCAAAAAGGTATGGCCCCAAGACAAGCAGAGTGAAATTACCACCTTTTAACATCAACTTATGAAACGGAGCCTCTACGACAGTGCCAGGGAAGCTACGCCCTGTATCAGTTAAGAAATACTTCATGATACACTCTTTGAAAATCCAATGTGACGAAGGCTCGTTATCCAGAGCAAAAGTAGTAGGTTCATCTAAAATCCAATTATCTTGTTTTACGGAAAATGTGTTTGCAGTAGATGTACTGTTATTAGAGAAGTAATTTGGAAGAAACCACCAAATAttactttttcttcttgactCCGAAAATGGCTTCCTTAACTTCAATCCATTGACAGTGACAAGGTCCATGGTAAAGTGTGTTTGTTTGCATTTGTTACTGTGTCAGCTTCTGATTGGAACATATATCAGCTTGAAAAAATCTTAGTAATGGCTCTAGTTATGGATGCCAACCTCTGTTCTGTTCCATTGTTGATGGTAGACGACGTTCATGTGATGAAAGTTTTATCTGTGTATGTGAAATATTGGAACCTCATCGTTCATCTGCGGTGAGAATAGAAAAAAGCGGAAGACTTGTGAATATCCGCGTAACCACCGCGATTGAACGACAAAAGGAACAAGGAATCGCTGTATACAGtactatactatacaaTGCAGTCTATAGTATTCCTGAGAAAATATAGGTCAAATACCTTTATCTGATACGCCCTATCAATCAACCTTGATATCAGATTGCCCTATTGGATTTTTTAACTCACCTTCAATTCTTGACTGCTTATATCGACAACATCTAATCAGTTGAGTATCACCTTTCACTTTAAGGGTCCACAAGTTAAACAACCGTAATACCTTCTATTCCAATATAATTGTGTTCATGTTTGTTCCTCTATTtctaaattcaatttgattCTTGATATCGGCTTATTTCTTGCCTATTTCACTTCCTATTGTTAGGCTTAAGTTTTGACAAAGTTAGTCAAATAATTACAATGATAAATGCAACAGATATTAATTCCTGGCAAATACAGAAGGTACTGCTGGTCCTAACTCCTCTCCTTTCCGCTTTCTTGATAAAGAAGTAATATTTGCCAAAGCCAAAAAGAAACCTTCATCTTTCGTTGATTGTTCGGAAAATTATAAGTAGAAGCGTCAGGGAAGCACAACAGATCCACTTCATTAGTGGTACCGCATTACCGTACCACTACAATGAGTGCTCAATTTACCATACATTGTCTATTACAACTCAGAAGGCGTTTCAGCAGAAAAATCCTTTCTTACGAGACGCAGAGACCCATATATACCTGTATTACTGGCCAATGCCAggaatataaaatatagaaGCAGTTACCTTACAAACTataaaatcaataataataataaccaaGTTATTACAGTCGTGGCAAATGGTTTTATAGTGGACCTTAAACATAAAGAAtgtaaaagaaaagaagcTTTATACGTAATATCATATCTATTATTCGGTTACACTGTTCTCTCGTTTGcgtaaaatatatatattactatatacaaacaaatattacAAATACCTTATAGTTGGCactatataaatatgacCATCAACGGAAAGGTTCTATGGTCTGTCCCCTATGGTAAATTCGCTTCAGCTCGTTGGCAAAATACTGTTAAATGGTCTCGATAAACCCTACTCCTGTATAAACCATAGATATGCTAATGACTAGAAACCAAAGTAAGCCCATTCTG
This window encodes:
- the NDAI0K03020 gene encoding uncharacterized protein, which translates into the protein MDLVTVNGLKLRKPFSESRRKSNIWWFLPNYFSNNSTSTANTFSVKQDNWILDEPTTFALDNEPSSHWIFKECIMKYFLTDTGRSFPGTVVEAPFHKLMLKGGNFTLLVLGPYLFEEEGFYSCNIEEPGKELLKTKFDFEYPELDSLLCRIHIYTDVQYEGYSYGASYKASENSMKPTKMLFLPPSQYSSIPLQAIFYGFSKEDAIIYRDLLVVYRIRSIRRGYRPTIKNVLNVFFDPPYEIYVIPSPHGSDSTQEYIEVDHCEDVTDEERQTYQAYFMLKMKYMLGDNLEYSTFSELLESRNHDHSESVYLEESNHFESQV